The Solibacillus sp. FSL W7-1464 genome contains a region encoding:
- a CDS encoding cobyric acid synthase, with protein sequence MQAIMIQGTASDVGKSVLCTALCRILVNDGYRVAPFKSQNMALNSYITKDGGEIGRAQGVQAEAAKIDATTDMNPILLKPKGDMVSEVILHGKHFANMDAVSYREQFVEAVMPEVRTSLERLSENYDVLVLEGAGSPAEINLKSRDIANMRMAHETDAAVILVADIERGGVFASLVGTLMLLDDTEKARVKGIIINKFRGMKELLTNGIEWLEEYTGIPVLGVIPYFDVQIEAEDSMALSSLRLKKPQQHEFAIDVAVIRLPRISNFTDLDPLFEEPGVGVRFVTNLSDLKNPDVVILPGTKNTVEDFLWLQQTGLMQGILQLANQNVCIIGICGGYQMLGELIRDEQAVESTGGTYLTLGLLPIETTFINSKQTVQVSGRSCTGHEIEGYEIHLGRSIATKPLKPFIQFYDGRTDGVYTEQVFGTYVHGIFQNRLFTRDYFNTIRIQKGMEPISGDVLSDYERREQAYEMLDRHVREHLDMEKIYSFISETTVEKR encoded by the coding sequence GTGCAGGCAATCATGATTCAGGGCACCGCATCCGATGTGGGGAAAAGTGTACTATGTACAGCACTATGTCGCATTTTAGTTAATGACGGTTACCGAGTTGCTCCGTTTAAATCACAAAATATGGCGCTGAATTCGTATATTACAAAAGATGGCGGAGAAATTGGTCGTGCACAAGGGGTTCAGGCAGAAGCGGCAAAAATTGATGCAACGACAGATATGAACCCAATTTTACTGAAGCCTAAAGGGGATATGGTATCGGAAGTGATTCTGCACGGTAAACATTTTGCCAATATGGATGCGGTCAGTTATCGTGAACAATTTGTAGAGGCGGTCATGCCTGAAGTTCGTACATCACTTGAACGTTTATCGGAGAACTATGATGTTCTTGTTTTGGAAGGTGCGGGAAGTCCCGCGGAAATTAACTTGAAAAGCCGTGATATTGCCAATATGCGAATGGCCCATGAAACAGATGCGGCCGTGATTTTAGTGGCGGATATTGAACGCGGTGGTGTTTTTGCTTCCCTTGTCGGGACACTGATGTTATTGGATGATACGGAGAAAGCCCGTGTCAAAGGAATCATTATTAACAAGTTTCGCGGCATGAAAGAACTACTGACAAATGGAATCGAGTGGCTGGAAGAGTATACAGGGATCCCTGTACTGGGCGTTATTCCGTATTTCGATGTTCAAATTGAAGCAGAAGATTCAATGGCGCTATCCAGTTTGCGCTTAAAGAAGCCACAACAACACGAATTTGCGATTGATGTTGCTGTCATCCGGTTACCCCGTATTTCTAATTTTACTGACTTGGATCCATTGTTTGAAGAACCTGGTGTAGGAGTCCGCTTTGTTACCAATCTAAGTGATTTAAAAAATCCGGATGTCGTAATTTTACCAGGAACTAAAAATACGGTGGAAGATTTTTTATGGCTTCAGCAAACCGGGTTGATGCAAGGAATTTTACAATTAGCGAATCAAAATGTTTGCATCATCGGTATTTGTGGGGGTTATCAAATGCTAGGTGAGCTCATTCGTGATGAGCAGGCGGTTGAAAGCACTGGCGGAACGTATTTAACTTTAGGTTTGCTGCCGATTGAAACAACATTTATTAATAGTAAGCAAACGGTTCAAGTTTCTGGAAGAAGCTGTACAGGCCATGAGATTGAAGGCTATGAAATTCATCTAGGGCGCAGTATAGCGACTAAACCGTTGAAGCCTTTCATCCAATTTTATGACGGCCGGACAGATGGTGTGTATACGGAGCAAGTATTTGGTACATATGTACACGGGATTTTCCAAAATCGCCTATTCACACGTGATTATTTTAATACAATCCGTATACAAAAAGGGATGGAACCAATATCAGGAGATGTCTTATCTGATTATGAACGTCGCGAACAAGCCTATGAAATGCTAGACCGCCATGTACGTGAGCATTTGGATATGGAGAAGATTTATTCGTTTATTTCGGAAACCACGGTTGAAAAGAGGTGA
- a CDS encoding class I SAM-dependent methyltransferase — protein sequence MAVLHGPLAIDFEQLWKEGMLDWHGNMPERMKNDALEEAFWAQSMQKKSYKQTDAHAVPIYEKIRQYIPQGASCLEMGPGWGNYTFPLREDVGKLTLVDGSKSVLDYLQQYFIEDDAVHFVHAKWEEADVEQHDIVIGVNCYYRIYEMNKALLKMNNRAKKRAIIGLTTGPIQPHYDVLAKEYHYQIKYPRRDYIEILNMLYQLGIYANCEMLPLERVYYYDNYEALYVAQSKKILSNPFDSEHVKEVLARFVTKEEGKIVYRHKFYAAIISWEPVNFYE from the coding sequence ATGGCTGTTTTACATGGGCCACTTGCGATTGATTTTGAGCAGCTCTGGAAGGAAGGGATGCTGGACTGGCATGGAAATATGCCGGAACGGATGAAAAATGATGCGTTGGAAGAAGCCTTTTGGGCACAATCGATGCAAAAAAAATCCTATAAACAAACGGATGCACATGCCGTTCCGATTTATGAAAAGATTCGTCAATACATACCACAGGGTGCAAGCTGTCTGGAAATGGGACCCGGTTGGGGGAATTATACATTTCCTTTAAGAGAAGATGTCGGAAAACTGACATTGGTTGATGGATCAAAAAGTGTTTTGGACTATCTGCAGCAGTATTTCATAGAAGACGATGCGGTACACTTTGTCCATGCAAAATGGGAAGAAGCCGATGTTGAACAACATGATATAGTGATCGGAGTCAATTGCTATTACCGAATATATGAGATGAATAAGGCATTGCTGAAAATGAATAATCGTGCAAAGAAAAGGGCGATCATCGGTTTAACAACAGGACCGATTCAACCGCATTATGATGTTTTAGCAAAAGAATATCATTATCAAATTAAATATCCTAGACGTGATTATATTGAAATTTTAAATATGCTGTATCAGCTCGGTATTTATGCTAATTGTGAGATGCTGCCATTAGAGCGTGTTTATTACTATGATAATTATGAAGCACTCTATGTGGCACAAAGTAAAAAGATACTATCGAATCCGTTTGATTCAGAGCATGTTAAAGAGGTACTTGCCCGATTCGTTACAAAGGAGGAAGGCAAGATTGTTTACCGACATAAATTTTATGCAGCCATCATCAGTTGGGAGCCGGTAAACTTCTATGAATAA
- a CDS encoding FecCD family ABC transporter permease, producing MNKKKFWLWMPILIVVLAISIIGAIMVGSVGITPQLIIEVLLYKTGILNETNASNAQQVIIWEIRVPRVLLALLVGASLAISGAAIQALVKNSIADPYILGVSSGASVGATSVILFGAFSFFGVFALSLAAFFGAILAVLIVFMLARVSGKTSMIRLLLSGIAVSMVLGAMTNFMLMISKEQGGVQAVMFWMLGSLGGAKWSNLGIPFVTFCIVFPLLLLSYRQLNVLLLGEETASTLGINIERFRLFIIIIVSLLTGVVVAVSGSIGFVGLIVPHIVRMIVGSNYKVVLPLSALLGAILIIWADMGARIAIAPEEMPIGIITALFGSPFFIWMLRRERYAFGEGE from the coding sequence ATGAATAAAAAGAAATTTTGGTTATGGATGCCTATTTTAATCGTTGTGCTCGCAATATCGATTATTGGCGCAATTATGGTAGGTTCTGTAGGAATTACACCCCAGTTAATTATTGAGGTTTTACTTTATAAAACCGGTATTTTAAATGAAACAAATGCATCAAATGCGCAACAAGTCATCATTTGGGAAATTCGGGTACCCCGCGTATTATTGGCACTTTTAGTTGGGGCTTCATTAGCAATATCGGGTGCAGCAATCCAGGCTCTAGTAAAGAATTCCATTGCAGATCCATACATACTCGGTGTATCCTCGGGTGCTTCTGTCGGAGCAACTTCGGTAATTTTATTCGGTGCATTTAGCTTTTTCGGAGTGTTTGCTTTATCGCTTGCCGCTTTTTTTGGTGCGATATTAGCTGTATTGATTGTCTTTATGCTTGCGCGGGTGAGTGGGAAAACTTCAATGATTCGATTGTTGCTTTCGGGAATTGCGGTTTCCATGGTGTTAGGAGCGATGACCAACTTTATGTTAATGATTTCCAAAGAACAAGGCGGTGTTCAGGCCGTCATGTTTTGGATGCTTGGTAGTTTAGGTGGCGCAAAGTGGTCAAATCTCGGAATACCTTTTGTTACTTTTTGTATCGTCTTCCCATTATTACTACTAAGCTATCGTCAATTGAACGTACTGTTGCTAGGTGAAGAAACAGCATCGACATTAGGAATTAATATTGAACGCTTCCGGCTGTTTATTATCATCATTGTGTCCTTACTAACCGGTGTTGTCGTTGCTGTTAGCGGAAGTATCGGGTTTGTCGGTCTCATTGTTCCGCATATTGTGCGCATGATTGTCGGCTCCAATTATAAAGTGGTTTTACCGCTAAGTGCGCTGCTTGGGGCAATTCTTATTATATGGGCTGATATGGGTGCACGAATTGCAATAGCACCCGAAGAAATGCCGATTGGAATTATTACCGCATTATTTGGCAGTCCGTTCTTTATTTGGATGCTTCGTCGCGAGCGTTATGCATTTGGGGAAGGAGAATGA
- a CDS encoding ABC transporter ATP-binding protein, with the protein MIQLHQVEYSVDDKNILKNISLEIVEGKFIGIIGPNGSGKSTMLKILYRHLKQSWGKVTLHEQEVWDISPKKLARQMAVVSQESTVLFDFTVRDLVMMGRTPYKGWLSADNSEDVSIADRSMELANVAHLANRTLSNLSGGEKKRVMLARALAQQATILVLDEPTNHLDIEHQLHLMDLVKDLPITIIAALHDLNLAAAYCDELIVMNDGTLHIQGTPENVLTTTMLKEVFKIDAGISKNPFTEKMHLFFYTNTSLDT; encoded by the coding sequence ATGATCCAGCTACATCAAGTTGAATATTCGGTGGATGATAAGAATATTTTAAAAAACATTTCTTTGGAAATCGTCGAAGGTAAATTTATAGGGATTATTGGTCCAAATGGTAGTGGTAAATCCACGATGCTTAAAATTTTGTACCGACATCTAAAACAATCATGGGGAAAAGTAACTTTACATGAACAGGAAGTTTGGGATATTTCCCCGAAAAAACTGGCAAGACAAATGGCTGTCGTTAGCCAGGAGTCAACTGTCTTATTTGATTTTACTGTAAGAGATTTGGTGATGATGGGACGTACCCCTTATAAAGGCTGGCTTAGCGCGGATAACTCAGAAGATGTGTCGATTGCCGATAGAAGTATGGAATTAGCCAATGTCGCCCATTTAGCCAATCGTACACTAAGTAATTTATCGGGTGGAGAGAAAAAGCGGGTCATGCTCGCACGTGCATTAGCGCAGCAGGCAACTATTCTCGTATTGGATGAACCGACAAACCATTTAGATATTGAACACCAGCTCCATTTAATGGATTTAGTCAAAGATTTACCGATTACGATTATTGCTGCGTTACATGATTTAAATTTAGCTGCAGCGTATTGTGATGAGTTAATTGTTATGAACGATGGAACATTACATATTCAAGGTACACCGGAAAATGTATTAACGACAACGATGTTAAAAGAAGTATTTAAAATTGATGCAGGGATTTCCAAAAATCCGTTCACAGAGAAAATGCATTTATTTTTTTATACGAATACATCACTAGATACATAA
- a CDS encoding ABC transporter substrate-binding protein yields the protein MKIRKNIWAPFALASALILGACSGDEQSESIKQATADSDETVQAVTIENEGMSITYEEVPKKAISINQHVTEVMLALGLEDSMVGTAYLDDQIYPSLQEAYDQVPVLAEQYPSKEQVISTEADFIYGGWASAFNEKNLMSREELEQLGIGSYLQSSSVKVAPELEDIYTDIRNIAKIFRIEERGETLISEMNADIEKIKEKVPAVEKPIDVLVFDSGDKDVFTATQNFMNTLVKMAGANNIFGDIEKNWATVSKEDAVERNPEAIIVIDYGSTTAEEKINFLKNDPALSQTPAVQNERFVVLPLSAASEGVRVAEALEIIVKGLYPDSF from the coding sequence ATGAAAATACGTAAAAATATTTGGGCACCGTTTGCCCTGGCATCAGCATTAATTTTAGGGGCATGTTCAGGTGATGAACAAAGTGAAAGTATAAAACAAGCAACAGCAGATTCGGATGAAACGGTACAGGCAGTAACAATTGAGAATGAAGGCATGTCCATTACATATGAAGAGGTTCCAAAAAAAGCGATTTCCATTAACCAGCATGTAACGGAAGTGATGCTTGCACTTGGCTTGGAAGATTCGATGGTAGGCACAGCATACTTAGATGACCAGATTTATCCTTCACTACAAGAAGCATATGACCAAGTTCCGGTACTGGCTGAACAATATCCTTCGAAAGAGCAGGTTATCTCGACAGAAGCCGATTTCATTTACGGTGGTTGGGCAAGTGCATTTAATGAGAAAAACTTAATGTCCCGTGAAGAATTAGAACAATTGGGAATCGGCAGTTACTTACAGTCTTCCTCTGTAAAAGTAGCTCCGGAGTTAGAGGATATTTACACGGATATTCGTAATATCGCAAAGATCTTTCGTATTGAAGAGCGCGGTGAAACGTTAATTTCAGAAATGAATGCAGATATTGAAAAGATTAAAGAAAAAGTTCCTGCGGTGGAGAAGCCAATCGATGTCCTAGTATTTGATAGTGGTGATAAAGATGTATTTACAGCAACGCAAAACTTTATGAACACGCTCGTGAAAATGGCAGGAGCAAATAATATTTTTGGTGATATCGAAAAAAACTGGGCAACGGTTTCAAAAGAAGATGCCGTTGAGCGTAATCCTGAGGCCATCATTGTCATCGATTACGGTTCTACAACAGCTGAAGAAAAAATTAATTTCCTGAAAAATGATCCGGCATTGAGCCAAACGCCGGCAGTACAAAATGAGCGTTTTGTTGTTCTACCATTATCGGCTGCATCAGAAGGTGTACGAGTGGCAGAAGCGCTTGAAATTATCGTAAAAGGTCTTTACCCTGATTCATTCTAA
- a CDS encoding sulfite reductase — protein MQEYAKKNFEKALQLPMPNKTFAKLKAMDDYVALIVRPGLINKHLTSDQLIVLANLEKSGAVKYSAGHSFIVTVHRSNVEQAMEKLTEVNLYVASQTPSALFKCCDFCDGDLLDGFPLAKDLLEQVEQMPLKNRVRIGFNACTKACYNAVQDDLALIFHNGKVDVYGGAIPMGRRASSGHLLVKKVPENQVIDLVKDILGKYNASSTEKFAAFVHKNKAYFEQLQEGGLYDNLEFKPNAATSINL, from the coding sequence ATGCAAGAATATGCTAAGAAAAATTTCGAGAAGGCGTTGCAGCTGCCGATGCCGAACAAGACTTTTGCTAAGTTAAAAGCAATGGATGACTATGTAGCATTAATTGTACGACCAGGTTTAATAAACAAACATTTAACAAGTGATCAGCTGATTGTGTTAGCGAATCTTGAAAAATCTGGCGCTGTAAAATATTCTGCCGGCCATAGTTTTATCGTTACGGTCCATCGTTCGAATGTTGAGCAGGCAATGGAAAAATTAACGGAAGTGAATTTGTATGTGGCTTCGCAAACACCAAGTGCTTTATTCAAATGTTGTGACTTTTGTGATGGGGATTTGTTAGACGGTTTCCCACTTGCAAAGGACTTACTGGAACAAGTTGAACAAATGCCATTAAAAAATAGAGTACGCATCGGCTTTAATGCATGTACTAAAGCATGCTATAACGCAGTACAGGATGACCTGGCACTCATTTTCCATAATGGCAAAGTTGATGTTTACGGAGGCGCAATTCCTATGGGAAGACGTGCCAGTTCCGGGCATCTATTGGTGAAAAAAGTACCGGAAAATCAAGTGATCGATCTTGTGAAAGACATATTAGGGAAGTACAATGCGTCATCAACTGAGAAGTTTGCCGCGTTCGTGCACAAAAATAAAGCTTATTTTGAACAACTACAAGAAGGAGGACTCTATGACAACTTGGAATTTAAACCAAATGCAGCGACATCTATTAATTTGTAA
- a CDS encoding CbiX/SirB N-terminal domain-containing protein gives MTTWNLNQMQRHLLICNGATCMGAGAEEVTQQIRDEIRKNRLDEMIHTSRTRCNGRCKDKCVVIDYPKGTWYSVQNEETSRAIVQDTAEETSIIYSVEHGERIRHENRIKGIDKYKKGRGPMKKAVLFVGHGSRVEAGNEEVRQFVEQMKTYIDPALLVETCFLEFAVPNIEDGIQLCIEKGADEVHVIPIILLHAGHSKLHIPAEIEHAREHFPDVRFTYGQTIGIHEEIFEILKSRLAEVGFNPDEKYEDTAILLIARGGSDPYANGDFYKITRLLWEKLDVPIVESAFMGVTTPSVEQGIERCIRLGAKKIVMLPYFLFTGVLMERMAKMVEQFTEQYEDVDFLLANYFGYHPNLKKVLLERMEQALDGTSTGMIDLENFRKYAEEHGYEHHHHH, from the coding sequence ATGACAACTTGGAATTTAAACCAAATGCAGCGACATCTATTAATTTGTAACGGGGCTACTTGTATGGGTGCCGGTGCAGAAGAAGTAACACAGCAAATCCGGGATGAAATACGTAAAAATCGTTTAGATGAAATGATTCATACATCACGTACTCGATGTAATGGGCGATGTAAAGATAAATGTGTTGTTATTGATTATCCGAAAGGGACATGGTATTCCGTTCAAAACGAGGAAACCTCGCGGGCAATTGTACAGGATACCGCTGAAGAAACATCCATTATTTATTCGGTGGAACACGGGGAAAGAATCCGTCATGAGAATCGAATAAAAGGGATTGATAAATATAAAAAAGGAAGAGGACCAATGAAAAAGGCAGTTCTATTTGTTGGACATGGAAGCAGAGTAGAAGCAGGAAATGAGGAGGTACGTCAGTTTGTCGAGCAGATGAAAACGTACATTGATCCAGCACTTCTTGTTGAGACTTGTTTTTTAGAGTTTGCTGTCCCGAATATAGAAGATGGAATTCAGCTATGTATTGAAAAGGGTGCGGATGAAGTTCATGTTATTCCGATCATTTTATTGCATGCAGGACATTCAAAACTGCATATTCCAGCCGAAATCGAACATGCTAGAGAGCATTTTCCGGATGTTCGGTTTACATATGGTCAAACAATTGGGATTCACGAAGAAATTTTTGAGATTCTTAAGTCTCGATTAGCTGAAGTCGGCTTCAATCCTGATGAAAAATATGAAGACACAGCTATTTTACTTATTGCGCGTGGAGGTAGTGATCCATATGCAAACGGTGATTTCTATAAAATTACCCGCTTGTTATGGGAAAAACTAGACGTTCCAATTGTAGAAAGCGCATTTATGGGCGTAACGACACCATCTGTGGAGCAAGGAATCGAGCGTTGTATAAGACTTGGAGCAAAAAAAATTGTAATGCTTCCATACTTCTTGTTTACAGGAGTGTTGATGGAAAGAATGGCTAAGATGGTCGAGCAGTTTACAGAGCAGTATGAAGACGTTGATTTTTTACTTGCAAATTATTTCGGCTACCATCCGAATTTAAAGAAAGTATTGCTGGAGCGCATGGAACAGGCCCTGGACGGTACATCAACAGGTATGATCGATTTAGAGAATTTCCGCAAATATGCAGAAGAACATGGATATGAACACCACCATCATCATTAA
- the cbiB gene encoding adenosylcobinamide-phosphate synthase CbiB codes for MYFIICVIAVLIDCIVGDPKKWTHPVIYIGNVISFFERKWNNGSNCRRRFKGFLTVFLTVSITTGSVFFIVFLAMKVHILLWLAVEIFLISLALAQKSLKEAAMLVYDSLKANDLPEARKYLSWIVGRDTNHLDEAEIVRGVIETVSENTSDGVTAPLMYALFFGATGAWCYKAINTLDSMIGYKNERYADFGYGAAKLDDVANYVPSRISGWFLIIFTKCHTAQPFKYRYKNWLKDAKKHPSPNSGYLEAATAVQLGIRLGGFNRYGGVESFRAYMGEPDNTMQKIHIKKAIRHMYVCTWCVVITGGILYAIARTWG; via the coding sequence ATGTATTTTATTATTTGTGTAATCGCAGTGCTCATCGATTGCATTGTTGGGGATCCAAAAAAATGGACGCATCCCGTCATTTATATTGGCAACGTGATTTCGTTTTTTGAGAGGAAATGGAATAACGGCAGTAACTGTAGAAGACGGTTCAAAGGCTTTTTAACGGTTTTTCTCACGGTAAGTATTACAACCGGCTCGGTTTTTTTTATTGTCTTTCTTGCAATGAAAGTACATATTCTTCTTTGGCTTGCAGTTGAAATCTTTTTGATTAGTTTAGCCCTAGCCCAGAAATCATTAAAAGAAGCGGCGATGCTCGTTTACGATAGCTTGAAAGCGAATGATTTACCCGAAGCAAGGAAATATTTAAGCTGGATCGTGGGACGTGATACGAATCATTTGGATGAAGCCGAAATTGTAAGAGGTGTCATTGAAACAGTCTCGGAAAATACGAGTGATGGTGTAACGGCTCCGCTTATGTATGCGTTATTTTTCGGGGCAACCGGTGCATGGTGCTATAAAGCGATTAATACACTGGACTCGATGATTGGCTATAAAAACGAACGCTATGCGGATTTCGGATATGGTGCAGCTAAATTGGATGATGTTGCGAATTATGTGCCTAGCAGAATTTCGGGGTGGTTCCTTATAATATTTACAAAATGTCATACGGCACAACCATTCAAATACCGTTATAAAAACTGGCTAAAAGATGCAAAAAAACATCCAAGCCCGAACAGCGGATATTTGGAAGCAGCTACTGCCGTTCAGTTAGGAATCCGATTAGGCGGGTTTAATCGTTATGGTGGTGTGGAATCATTTAGAGCTTATATGGGTGAACCTGACAATACGATGCAGAAAATACATATTAAAAAAGCGATCCGGCACATGTATGTTTGTACATGGTGTGTTGTGATAACAGGGGGAATATTGTATGCAATTGCCCGCACATGGGGCTAA
- a CDS encoding pyridoxal phosphate-dependent aminotransferase, protein MQLPAHGANAAALYKAMNLHMPDKVIDVSENVNHLGYPKLVKQQWANLIEKIAGYPHEQAEPFRSQAADVHQVAAQHVVVTNGAAEGLMALAQLFNGQEIALLQPSFSEYARTLTQQDCVIHSILAENIETFRFNEEILEKKLKNVHACYICNPNNPTGVLLKKHWIEQLIKKYPHCNFVVDEAFMDWTDESESVVSLVNTYSNLFVVRSMTKMYALAGVRLGYVIGQHAEKVRHYLPHWNVSAIANEIGCLCLQDKDFVKESREKSSKLRSQMVKDLKLIDCKVSNSAANFLLFQLPKQYNPDEFFKYLLEQGIVLRHTKNYVGLDGAWFRIAVKSEEIWTKCKDEITNYVKNH, encoded by the coding sequence ATGCAATTGCCCGCACATGGGGCTAATGCAGCCGCGTTATATAAAGCGATGAATTTACATATGCCAGACAAAGTCATTGATGTAAGCGAAAATGTTAATCATCTCGGGTATCCGAAGCTAGTAAAGCAACAGTGGGCGAATTTGATAGAGAAAATAGCGGGGTATCCGCATGAACAAGCGGAACCGTTTCGCTCGCAAGCGGCGGATGTACACCAAGTGGCAGCACAACACGTTGTCGTTACAAACGGTGCAGCAGAAGGCTTAATGGCTTTGGCGCAGCTTTTCAATGGACAGGAGATTGCTCTGTTACAGCCTTCCTTTTCGGAGTATGCGAGAACATTAACACAGCAGGATTGTGTCATTCATTCTATTTTAGCTGAGAATATTGAAACATTTAGGTTTAATGAAGAAATACTGGAGAAAAAGCTGAAAAATGTTCATGCCTGCTATATTTGTAATCCGAATAATCCTACAGGCGTATTATTGAAAAAACATTGGATTGAACAGTTGATTAAAAAGTACCCACACTGTAATTTTGTTGTCGACGAAGCGTTCATGGACTGGACCGATGAATCGGAGAGCGTTGTTTCATTGGTAAACACCTATTCCAATTTATTTGTCGTACGATCCATGACAAAAATGTATGCACTGGCAGGAGTTCGTCTCGGTTATGTCATCGGGCAACATGCAGAAAAAGTCCGTCATTACTTGCCGCACTGGAATGTGAGTGCGATTGCAAATGAAATCGGCTGTCTCTGTTTACAAGACAAGGATTTTGTGAAGGAATCTCGTGAAAAGAGCAGTAAATTACGAAGTCAGATGGTGAAGGACTTAAAATTAATTGATTGTAAAGTATCAAATAGTGCAGCGAATTTCTTATTGTTCCAATTACCGAAACAATATAATCCGGATGAATTTTTTAAATATTTGTTAGAGCAGGGAATCGTTTTACGCCATACAAAAAACTATGTCGGCTTGGACGGCGCATGGTTTCGAATCGCTGTCAAAAGTGAAGAAATCTGGACAAAATGCAAGGATGAAATAACGAATTATGTCAAAAATCATTAA
- a CDS encoding histidine phosphatase family protein, whose translation MSKIINYYRHGETVWNKVGRLQGWLDSDLTTKGVEQAMSVNWNPEIVFSSDLKRAVQTARLMFPDHTIHKNENLREINLGHWQGSYIKNLQQDEQYCCYMNSPELFINTTQESFNEVTNRMLRFHQYLLKLPYERIAVVSHGVAIACLISALHKQPYNQLWGYLLDGGACFSIEGKSEQLHKDIFIQ comes from the coding sequence ATGTCAAAAATCATTAACTACTACCGTCATGGTGAAACAGTGTGGAATAAAGTAGGGCGGCTGCAAGGATGGCTTGATTCGGATTTAACGACAAAAGGAGTTGAACAGGCAATGTCCGTTAACTGGAATCCTGAGATCGTATTCTCCAGTGACTTGAAGCGTGCAGTGCAAACAGCCCGTCTCATGTTTCCGGACCACACCATTCATAAAAATGAAAATTTGCGTGAAATCAACTTGGGACATTGGCAAGGCAGCTATATTAAGAACCTTCAACAGGATGAACAGTATTGTTGCTATATGAATTCACCTGAACTGTTTATCAATACGACTCAGGAATCCTTTAATGAAGTAACCAACCGGATGCTCAGGTTTCACCAGTATTTGTTAAAGTTACCGTATGAGAGAATCGCTGTCGTTTCGCACGGTGTTGCAATTGCCTGTTTGATTTCCGCACTTCATAAACAGCCTTACAACCAGCTATGGGGTTATCTGTTGGATGGTGGTGCTTGTTTTTCGATAGAAGGGAAAAGTGAACAATTACATAAAGATATTTTTATACAGTAA
- a CDS encoding NAD(P)/FAD-dependent oxidoreductase, whose product MIYDVCVIGGGPAGMFSAFYSASRRMNTVLIEGNHELGGRLNLFLDYKIYDIPGQFGVLARDYKQALIEQLKVSKANVLLGEIVEEIENIDELFYVMTTQQTILAKTIIAATGNGFSEVKRIEHAHMSKKIQYDPPAFQQYDGPIAVIGHTPMAADWAIRLMGYGNAVTLYTDKELNLQPILMDGLANNNIPIYKFSDFNDRAYEAVFCHIGAKKRTIEFKGRIEQRDNGLTNFPGYFVAGDARYEQGKLKLIHGATHDAMQAVNAAFQYIHEGANYQPIVSTHDPIFKEWLK is encoded by the coding sequence ATGATTTACGATGTTTGTGTAATCGGTGGTGGTCCTGCCGGGATGTTCAGTGCATTTTATAGTGCATCTAGAAGGATGAACACTGTATTAATTGAAGGTAATCATGAACTAGGCGGACGACTTAATTTATTTTTGGACTATAAAATTTATGATATTCCTGGTCAATTTGGTGTTTTAGCGCGTGATTATAAACAAGCGCTGATCGAACAGTTAAAAGTAAGTAAAGCTAATGTGTTACTTGGAGAAATTGTTGAGGAAATTGAAAATATTGACGAGTTGTTTTATGTAATGACAACACAGCAAACCATACTAGCTAAAACTATCATAGCGGCAACCGGCAATGGATTTAGTGAGGTAAAAAGAATCGAACATGCACATATGTCGAAAAAAATACAGTATGACCCGCCAGCTTTCCAACAATATGATGGACCTATTGCAGTAATCGGACATACACCGATGGCAGCGGATTGGGCAATTCGGTTAATGGGTTATGGTAATGCGGTTACATTATATACCGACAAAGAGCTGAATTTACAGCCTATTTTAATGGACGGGCTTGCAAACAATAACATTCCAATTTATAAATTCTCGGATTTTAATGACCGGGCATATGAAGCTGTCTTTTGTCATATTGGTGCAAAAAAACGGACCATTGAATTCAAAGGACGAATAGAGCAAAGAGATAATGGTTTAACGAATTTTCCCGGATATTTTGTAGCAGGGGATGCTCGCTATGAGCAAGGCAAACTGAAACTCATCCACGGGGCAACACATGATGCAATGCAAGCAGTTAATGCGGCCTTTCAATATATACACGAAGGTGCGAATTACCAGCCGATAGTTTCAACACATGACCCGATATTTAAAGAATGGCTAAAATGA